The Chryseolinea soli nucleotide sequence TGAATTGCAGCGCTCTGCCCAAGGAACTTATGGAAGACGAGTTGTTCGGTCACGAGAAGGGCGCCTTCACCTCGGCCGCACAATCGCGCAAGGGGCGTTTTGAATTGGCGGACGGCGGAACCATTTTTCTCGATGAGATCGGGGAGCTTCCCCTTGACATGCAACCGAAATTATTGCGCGTGCTTCAAAATGGAGAGTTCGAGCGCATCGGCGGGCAAAAGACCATCCGGGTAGACGTTCGCATCCTGGCGGCCACCAACCGGAATCTCTCCGCAGAAGTACAACAAGGCAATTTTCGCAGCGACTTGTATTATCGGCTCAACGTGTTCCCCATCACCATTCCACCGCTACGCAACCGCAAGGAAGATCTCCCACTCCTTATTCATCATTTTATGGATCAGAATTGCAAAACGTATCACCGGAATTTGGAGCAAATATCTCGGGCCAACCTGGAACATCTTCTGAACTATGATTGGCCCGGCAACATCCGTGAGCTGCGGAATGTCATTGAACGTTCGGTTATTGTCAGCCAGGGAAAGACGCTGCAGTTGGATTGGTGGGTGGAGGAAACCGTGAGCAAAATACCGGCCGGCGACCACACGCTCGGCCACATTGAAAGAGATCACATTATCTCGGTGATGGAGCGCTGCCATTGGAAGATCAACGGCGAAAATGGTGCCGCTGAAATCCTGGCCATGCATCCCAACACGTTGCGCTCGAAAATGAAAAAACTCGACATCAAAAGGCCTGGCTTGCCCGAGGATCTTGAAACTTCTCCAGACGATCTGCCGCACCACAGCTCCTTGTGATCGTTTCCTACAAAATCTCAACCCCTCTGGTTACATCGCTCCCGGATCCAGCCGGTCTATTCATTCACTAATGATGCTGTGATTTTTTAAGCCGCGCGTGACACCCAGCGCTCGCTCGTCAATCTTCTTTAACGATTCGATAACAATGCTCACGATATTTCGTGAGGCTCACGAAATATCGTGAGCACTATCATCACCCAAGGCCCACTCGCATACAACTTTATTTTACATAAAGCGCTTTTGCAGGCTGTCAAGCCACACGATGGCGATGACGAAAGTTTTGGTATGGCGATTGTATAGCCGCACGTTACCGATTTTGTTAACAACCCCCAAAACGCCTGAACCATATTCGTTATGGAAAGCAAACCCTGCTTGTTTAAGATCTCCGGATCGATCAATACGGAAAAACACAAGGAGTTTGAGCAAACGGTCCGGTTCGTTTTCAAACTGCTTCCCCACAGTTGCTTTTCGAGTCACCTGGCATTAGATGTCTTTAACAACAACGTCTATCATCTTTTCATGCTGTGGTCATCGCATGTCGAGCTCGAGACTTTTAAGCACAGCAATGAATATCACGTCATCAAAGGTTCTTTTCAAACCCTTGGCTTAATGGATAGCTATGTTACGGCAACGTGCATGGACGTACACGGGTTGGAGATGAACGATGCCGACACGTGAGCGTCACTGATCAACTAAATCGACCGGCATGAATTTCCAGACGACTTCGCCAGCGACGGCAATATTTTGCAAGGATAGTATACGATGTTCTTACACTCTGAAAAACCTGCAACGGGATGAAGTAGACTTAAATACAACGCTATGAAACGAAAGATCTTTACAACCTTCTGTCTGCTTGCTGTGCTCTGGTGTCGTACGGACCGAAACGCTGTGTACGGACAGGTCTATTCAAACAAAGTTGTCGGCAAGAAGAACGCGGACGTGATCGATAGCTTAAAGGCCGCCCCATACCCTTATGCACTCCCCATCCTTGGCAAAAAGGCCGCCGCATTGGGTTTCAACTTGCCGTACTCCGCCGGGATCGGCATCAACTACCTGTGGCAAGAGTCCGACCTGGTGATCAACAACCTGGAAATTGGTTTTAACAACGGCCCGCTACACAACCTGGATGAGATCGTGCGCTTCAACAACGCCACGTCTAACGCATCGGGCTGGAATATTCGCCCAGACATCTGGCTGTTTCCTTTTTTGAACATCTATGGCATTCTCGCCAAATCCAGTCCTTCCACCGCCGTCGACTTCAGTGTATACGTGCCGGACGCCGATGGCAATTGGAACAGTGTGCTGACGATGAACACCAAGGCCAATTTCCAAGCGTCCACCCTGGGATTCGGATTGACACCAACGATCGGTGTGGGGGGCGGGTGGATGGCGCTCGATATGAACTTCAGCTGGAGCGATATACCCGAATTGGAGAAACCTGCCTTTGCCACGGTGTTCGGACCCCGTCTGGGCAAAAGTTTTAAGCTCAAAAAACCCGAACGCAACATTGCCCTATGGGTCGGAGGCTTCAGGCTCCACCTCAACTCCGGCACTACCGGTTCGATCCAATTGAATGAAGTGATCGATGTCTCCGGGCTACAGACCCGTGTCGACAATGGAATCACCAAAGTTGGTAACGGCCGCCAGCAAGTGGACACCTGGTGGGGCGGTCTCACACCCGTGGAGCAAAAGAACCCCGTGAACGTCGCCAAATATGAAACAGCCAACCGCGCACTCAACGCCGCCGGCAGCTTTCTAAACGGACTCGATGAAGCCCTTAACGATGACCAACACGCCACGGTTCAATATTCGCTGAGCAAGCGTCCCAAGGACATGTGGAATTTTCTGATCGGCTCGCAGTTCCAATACAGCAAGCATTGGATGGTGCGGTGTGAATACGGCTTCCTGGGATCGCGCACGCAGGTGATCGCCGGTCTTCAATACCGGTTTGGATTATAAAGAATAACTCGTCCGGCGCGTGCCGGCCATATGAACATATACTCTAAACAATTTTTACGTATGAAAACAAAATTAATTACTGTCTTACCGATGATGGTGCTGCTGGGGGCCTGCTACCCCAACGGCCCCGAGTATGTTAACGATGCCGACGTTGTGGCCACGAGCTACGATGTGAAGTATGATTTCAAATCACAATCGACCTTTGCCATGCCCGACAAGATCGTGGTGGACGTCGAGATCAAACAAGGCGACACCACCTACGAATACATGCCGGACAAATTTGCCACCGTCGTTTTGGATGCCATACAGAAAGACATGGAAGCCTACGGTTGGGACCGTGTGGACATCGATGAAGATCCGGATGTGCTGCTCACACCGGCGGCCATTTCGTCGACCACGTACTTTTATACCTATTGGTATGATTGGTGGTATGGTGGTTGGTACGGCGGATGGGGCTGGTATTATCCTCCGTATTACACGGTGAGCAGTTACACCACAGGGACGATGATCCTGGTGATTGCCGATCCCAGTCAGGCAAGCGAAAGCCCGATCAATCGCTCGCAAGCTGCATGGGTAGCGGCCTCCAACGGATTGCTGACGGGCTATTATGACATCTCGCGCATCACCGACGCCATACACCAGGCTTTTGCACAATCGCCCTATTTAAAAACCAACTAATGCCCTCCGCCATGAAAAAAATAATCATCCTCGCGCTGCTCGGCATTTGCGCCGGCACGCCGCTATTGGCCCAAAACAATTTTGTCATCAGTTATTCGATCGCCCAGCCCACCGGAGACCTCAACAGCTTCATTGGTAAAACCAGTTTTCGCGGGATCGCATTTGACTATCGCTATACCGTGAAAGACAACATGGCGCTCGGTTTCTCCCTGGGCATGAACACGTTTTACGAGTCCAAGCCCAAGGATACTTACACGGTCGACAACATATCGCTGACGGGAAAACAATACCGGTACAGCAACAATATTCCCATGCTGGCTACCGCCACCTATTTTCTGAGCCCGGAAGAGCCACTAAAACCATTTGTTACGCTCGGCATCGGCACGATGTATTCGCGACGCAATACCGACATGAATTTATATACGATCGAATTGGAAGCCTGGAACTTCGCCTTGCAACCCGAGATCGGTGTGCAATATGAAATGACAGACATGACGGCCATTCACCTGTCGCTAAAATACATGCAAGGATTTCAAGCCGGCAGTGAATTGAAGTCAGCGCAATCGTATTTCTCACTGAACGTCGGCTTTGCCTTCTTTTGAAAGGGCTGGCTTTGAAAACCATTTGACTTCGTCTACACTAACCCATACGCTATGTCCCCCCTGGTTCAATTGGCGATCTTGTTAGCCTGCATCTTCATCGGCGCCCGCATGTCGGGCATCGGGCTTGGTGTGATGGGAATGATGGGTTTGCTCATCTTCATCTTTGCCTTTGGCGTGGAGCCCTCCGACCCGCCGTTGGAAGTCATGCTGATCATCCTCAGTGTGGTGACTTCGGCCGCGGCGTTACAGGCCGCCGGTGGCATGGATTACCTGGTCGATGTAGCGGGAAAAATTTTACGCAAACATCCATCCCAAATCACGCTGCTGGGGCCGCTGGTGACTTATGCTTTTGTGCTCTTTGCCGGTACGGCGCACATCTCCTACTCCATCATGCCCATCATCGCCGAGGTCGCCATTAAGAACAGGATCCGGCCGGAACGCGCGATGAGCATGAGTGTGACCGCTGCACACATGGCCATCACGGCCAGTCCGGTATCGGCGGCAGCGGCAGCCTTGCTTTCGGTGCTTGGAGGAACCGGTGTCGGGCTCGCGCAAATTCTGTTGATCGCTATACCCTCGACGCTGATCGGTGTGCTGGTTGGGATTCTATTTGTCTGGAAACGCGGCAAAGAGCTCGACCAAGATCCCGAATTCCTGGAGCGTATGAAAGATCCGGCCTTTGTAAAAAATCTTGAGGGCAACGAAGAACAGGCCACCACAACCTTGGCCCCAGGGGCCATCAAGTCGGTCGTCATTTTTGCGCTCGCGATATCGGCCGTTGTCCTCCTGGGATCCTTCCCGGATCTGTTACCCG carries:
- a CDS encoding DUF4136 domain-containing protein; its protein translation is MKTKLITVLPMMVLLGACYPNGPEYVNDADVVATSYDVKYDFKSQSTFAMPDKIVVDVEIKQGDTTYEYMPDKFATVVLDAIQKDMEAYGWDRVDIDEDPDVLLTPAAISSTTYFYTYWYDWWYGGWYGGWGWYYPPYYTVSSYTTGTMILVIADPSQASESPINRSQAAWVAASNGLLTGYYDISRITDAIHQAFAQSPYLKTN
- a CDS encoding outer membrane beta-barrel protein gives rise to the protein MKKIIILALLGICAGTPLLAQNNFVISYSIAQPTGDLNSFIGKTSFRGIAFDYRYTVKDNMALGFSLGMNTFYESKPKDTYTVDNISLTGKQYRYSNNIPMLATATYFLSPEEPLKPFVTLGIGTMYSRRNTDMNLYTIELEAWNFALQPEIGVQYEMTDMTAIHLSLKYMQGFQAGSELKSAQSYFSLNVGFAFF
- a CDS encoding anaerobic C4-dicarboxylate transporter family protein; protein product: MSPLVQLAILLACIFIGARMSGIGLGVMGMMGLLIFIFAFGVEPSDPPLEVMLIILSVVTSAAALQAAGGMDYLVDVAGKILRKHPSQITLLGPLVTYAFVLFAGTAHISYSIMPIIAEVAIKNRIRPERAMSMSVTAAHMAITASPVSAAAAALLSVLGGTGVGLAQILLIAIPSTLIGVLVGILFVWKRGKELDQDPEFLERMKDPAFVKNLEGNEEQATTTLAPGAIKSVVIFALAISAVVLLGSFPDLLPEFSGKEGFTPGFAVNASGRLQMPSMIMMIMLSATGLIILFANTTAAKVTKASLFASGGQATIAVFGVVWMSSTFMDHNFEVIKNTLGEVVAAYPWLFAVALFLLSMLLYSQASTTKALMPLGLSLGLSPAYLIGIFPACNGHFFIPGYPTLLTAIQFDRTGTTRIGKYVLNHSFMLPGIVTTVASVLAGLLLQSVLL